A window of Desulfomicrobium macestii contains these coding sequences:
- a CDS encoding BrnT family toxin: MEITGFDWDDGNWPKCGKHGVSQEEIEEVLLGQPAVMPDPCPDEPRMRAIGKTQAGRYVFLVFMLRELDGGTMLRPISARYMHKKEVEHYEGQV; the protein is encoded by the coding sequence ATGGAAATTACAGGATTCGATTGGGACGATGGCAACTGGCCAAAATGCGGCAAGCATGGCGTGTCCCAGGAAGAGATCGAAGAGGTGTTGTTGGGACAGCCCGCCGTTATGCCAGATCCTTGTCCCGACGAACCGCGTATGCGGGCCATCGGGAAAACCCAGGCCGGGCGATATGTCTTCCTCGTCTTCATGCTGAGAGAGCTCGACGGGGGGACGATGCTGCGGCCGATTAGCGCCCGCTACATGCACAAAAAGGAGGTCGAGCACTATGAAGGCCAAGTCTAA
- a CDS encoding CopG family antitoxin, giving the protein MKAKSKQMPSLRTDAEAEKFVEESDLSQYDLSGFKPMQFEIEPKKGALNMRIPVGLLEAVKAKAAAKGVPYTRYVRMLIENDLARPNH; this is encoded by the coding sequence ATGAAGGCCAAGTCTAAGCAGATGCCGTCGCTGCGGACCGATGCGGAAGCCGAAAAGTTTGTCGAGGAGTCCGATCTGTCGCAGTACGACCTTTCCGGGTTCAAGCCGATGCAGTTTGAAATTGAGCCCAAGAAGGGCGCGTTGAATATGCGCATCCCCGTGGGTCTGCTGGAGGCTGTAAAAGCCAAGGCCGCGGCCAAAGGGGTCCCGTACACACGCTACGTTCGTATGCTGATTGAAAACGACCTTGCCCGTCCCAATCACTAA